One Tolypothrix bouteillei VB521301 DNA window includes the following coding sequences:
- the gcvH gene encoding glycine cleavage system protein GcvH — protein sequence MSLEYPDNLRYLDTHEYVRLDGDIATIGISAFAVEQLGDVVFLELPEIGDVVTKGESFGSIESVKAVESLNSPVTGTVVERNDALIESPEQVADDPYGDGWLLKVRADDPEDIEDALTAEEYSAQVEG from the coding sequence ATGTCTTTGGAATATCCTGACAATTTAAGATACCTAGATACCCATGAATACGTGCGTCTCGATGGAGACATTGCCACCATTGGTATTAGTGCCTTTGCTGTGGAGCAATTAGGCGACGTTGTGTTTCTGGAACTTCCAGAAATTGGTGATGTTGTGACCAAAGGAGAAAGCTTTGGCTCAATCGAGTCAGTGAAAGCTGTTGAATCCCTGAATTCACCAGTGACTGGCACAGTGGTGGAACGCAATGACGCTTTAATAGAATCTCCCGAACAAGTAGCAGATGACCCTTATGGAGACGGTTGGTTGTTAAAAGTCCGTGCTGACGATCCTGAAGATATTGAGGATGCATTGACTGCAGAGGAGTATAGCGCCCAAGTGGAAGGGTAG
- the gcvP gene encoding aminomethyl-transferring glycine dehydrogenase, giving the protein MENKSERLSFQARHIGPSSNDIQQMLKVLGYSSLDELIDKTVPQGIRLSRPLKLPDVKTEYAALDTLKEIASKNQVFRSFIGTGYYDCITPPVIQRNILENPGWYTAYTPYQPEIAQGRLEALLNFQTMIIDLTGLEIANASLLDEATAAAEAMSMSYGVCKSKANSYFVSQDCHPQTIDVLQTRANPLGIKIIVGDHQSFDFSEPIFGAILQYPATDGTIYDYRAFVEKAHAEGALVTVAADPLSLTLLTPPGEFGADIAIGSTQRFGIPLGYGGPHAAYFATKEEFKRQVPGRIVGVSKDVRGKPALRLALQTREQHIRREKATSNICTAQVLLAVMAGMYAVYHGASGLRKIAENVHQMTVMLAEGLKQLGYSISNESFFDTLHINLGERSLEDIKAACEAQRINIRIFNANSVGISLDETTTEKDLIDLWKIFSGKNVLPFTPEEFASPHLPLSPSPSPFLPLSRTTSYLTHPIFNSYHSETELLRYLHRLETKDLSLTTSMIPLGSCTMKLNATSEMMPVSWAEFNKIHPFAPPSQTRGYQILFQQLEEWLAEITGFAGISLQPNAGSQGEYAGLLVIRRYHESRGEGHRNVCLIPQSAHGTNPASAVMCGMKVIAVACDSEGNVDLDDLKAKAEKHSKELSALMVTYPSTHGVFEEQIQEICAVIHANGGQVYMDGANMNAQVGLCRPGDIGADVCHLNLHKTFCIPHGGGGPGMGPIGVASHLVPFLPGHIVLSTGDVGIGNQEEIPQSFTSAVSAAPWGSASILVISWMYIAMMGTAGLTAATKVAILNANYIARRLEAYYPVLYKGKNNLVAHECILDLRSLKKSASIEIDDIAKRLMDYGFHAPTVSWPVAGTIMVEPTESESKEELDRFCDALIAIRQEIAEIESGKMDIQDNVLKNAPHTAESLIAGEWHHPYSREQAAYPAPWTREHKFWPSVSRIDAAFGDRNFVCSCLPMDAY; this is encoded by the coding sequence TTGGAGAACAAAAGTGAGAGATTGAGCTTTCAAGCAAGGCACATTGGACCGTCATCCAATGATATTCAGCAAATGCTTAAAGTTTTGGGTTATAGCAGCCTTGATGAGCTAATTGATAAAACCGTTCCACAAGGAATCCGTTTATCTCGTCCGTTAAAGTTGCCAGACGTAAAAACTGAGTACGCAGCCCTTGATACGTTAAAAGAAATAGCTTCAAAAAATCAAGTTTTCCGTTCGTTCATTGGTACGGGATACTATGACTGTATTACACCTCCGGTCATTCAGCGAAATATCCTAGAAAATCCTGGCTGGTATACTGCCTATACTCCCTATCAACCGGAAATCGCTCAAGGACGGCTAGAAGCACTGCTGAATTTCCAAACAATGATTATTGATTTAACAGGTTTGGAAATTGCCAATGCTTCGTTACTGGATGAAGCCACAGCCGCAGCAGAAGCTATGAGTATGAGCTATGGTGTTTGCAAAAGTAAAGCAAACAGTTATTTTGTTTCTCAGGACTGCCATCCCCAAACTATAGATGTGTTGCAAACACGGGCAAATCCTTTGGGAATCAAGATTATTGTGGGAGACCATCAATCCTTTGATTTTTCAGAACCTATTTTTGGAGCAATCCTTCAATACCCTGCAACTGATGGTACTATCTATGATTACCGCGCTTTTGTAGAAAAAGCCCATGCTGAGGGAGCATTGGTGACGGTAGCTGCAGATCCCTTGAGTTTGACTTTACTGACACCCCCAGGTGAATTTGGTGCTGATATTGCTATAGGTAGCACCCAGCGCTTCGGTATTCCTCTGGGCTATGGCGGACCTCATGCTGCATACTTTGCTACTAAAGAAGAGTTCAAGCGGCAAGTACCGGGAAGAATTGTTGGTGTATCAAAAGATGTTCGGGGTAAACCCGCATTGCGTCTTGCTTTACAAACTAGAGAACAGCATATCCGTCGTGAAAAAGCTACCAGCAATATCTGTACGGCACAAGTTTTGCTTGCGGTGATGGCAGGTATGTATGCCGTGTATCACGGTGCAAGTGGGTTAAGAAAAATTGCTGAAAACGTTCACCAAATGACTGTAATGCTGGCGGAAGGTTTGAAGCAGTTGGGTTACAGCATTTCAAACGAGTCTTTCTTTGATACTCTGCATATCAATTTAGGAGAACGCAGTTTAGAGGATATTAAAGCCGCTTGTGAAGCACAACGTATTAACATACGTATTTTTAATGCCAATAGCGTTGGTATATCTTTAGACGAAACTACCACAGAAAAAGATTTAATTGACCTTTGGAAAATATTTTCAGGTAAGAATGTCCTACCTTTCACACCTGAAGAATTCGCTTCTCCCCATCTTCCCCTCTCCCCATCCCCCTCTCCCTTTCTTCCCCTCTCCCGCACCACTAGCTACCTGACTCATCCCATCTTTAACAGCTATCACTCAGAAACTGAGTTGCTGCGCTATCTACACAGGCTGGAAACTAAAGACTTGTCACTAACAACGTCGATGATTCCTTTGGGTTCATGTACGATGAAGCTCAATGCAACATCTGAGATGATGCCTGTCTCATGGGCTGAGTTTAATAAGATACACCCTTTTGCGCCTCCGTCTCAAACCCGAGGTTATCAAATCCTGTTTCAGCAGCTTGAGGAATGGTTGGCTGAAATTACTGGTTTTGCGGGAATTTCTTTGCAACCAAATGCTGGTTCTCAAGGTGAGTATGCGGGATTGTTAGTGATTCGTCGCTATCATGAAAGCCGTGGGGAAGGGCATCGGAATGTTTGTTTAATTCCCCAATCTGCACACGGTACCAATCCCGCAAGTGCGGTCATGTGCGGGATGAAAGTGATTGCTGTTGCTTGTGACTCTGAGGGGAATGTCGATCTAGATGATTTGAAAGCCAAAGCAGAAAAGCACAGCAAGGAACTTTCTGCTTTGATGGTGACATATCCTTCAACCCATGGCGTATTTGAGGAACAAATCCAAGAAATTTGTGCCGTGATTCACGCTAATGGCGGACAAGTCTACATGGATGGAGCAAATATGAATGCCCAGGTAGGGCTTTGCCGTCCTGGAGATATCGGCGCGGATGTTTGTCACCTTAACCTGCATAAAACTTTCTGTATTCCTCACGGTGGTGGCGGTCCCGGTATGGGACCTATTGGTGTTGCTTCTCATTTAGTGCCTTTTCTTCCCGGACATATCGTGTTAAGCACTGGAGATGTGGGGATTGGGAATCAGGAGGAAATTCCCCAATCTTTCACGAGTGCTGTTTCTGCTGCACCTTGGGGTAGTGCTAGCATCCTGGTTATTTCTTGGATGTACATTGCTATGATGGGTACGGCAGGTTTGACCGCAGCAACAAAGGTGGCGATTCTTAATGCTAACTATATTGCTCGTCGCCTGGAAGCTTACTATCCTGTTCTTTATAAAGGGAAGAACAATCTAGTTGCTCATGAGTGCATTTTGGATTTGCGATCGCTGAAAAAATCGGCTTCCATAGAAATTGATGATATTGCCAAGCGTCTGATGGACTATGGGTTTCACGCACCTACTGTTTCGTGGCCTGTAGCGGGTACAATCATGGTAGAACCAACAGAAAGTGAATCTAAAGAAGAGTTAGATCGTTTCTGTGACGCGCTGATTGCCATTCGTCAAGAAATTGCTGAAATTGAATCTGGCAAGATGGATATTCAAGATAATGTCTTGAAAAATGCACCTCATACGGCAGAGAGTCTTATTGCTGGAGAATGGCACCATCCTTATTCGCGAGAACAAGCTGCATACCCCGCACCTTGGACTCGGGAACACAAATTCTGGCCGAGTGTCAGTCGCATTGACGCTGCTTTTGGCGATCGGAATTTTGTTTGTTCTTGTCTGCCAATGGATGCTTATTAG
- a CDS encoding MGMT family protein, giving the protein MSTYEKIYAIVRQIPRGRVATYGQVADLAHLYGKARLVGYALYRVNTNLSNVPWHRVVNAKGEISHSPLRNGTDYTQQWLLEEEGIKFTPDGKINLREYLWKSRQI; this is encoded by the coding sequence ATGTCTACTTACGAAAAGATCTACGCGATTGTACGTCAGATTCCGAGAGGTCGGGTAGCTACTTACGGTCAGGTGGCAGACTTAGCTCATCTATATGGTAAAGCCCGTTTGGTTGGATATGCTCTTTACCGAGTTAATACCAACTTATCGAATGTGCCCTGGCATCGTGTGGTGAATGCCAAAGGTGAAATATCTCATTCCCCTTTACGAAATGGAACTGATTACACGCAGCAATGGCTGCTAGAAGAAGAAGGAATCAAATTTACTCCTGATGGAAAAATTAATCTCCGAGAGTACCTTTGGAAAAGTCGTCAAATTTAA
- a CDS encoding DUF4168 domain-containing protein produces the protein MFKQLLTGSCIFLFLLVGNLSVQAQQKPVSPSSSPTPQTQPPATTTTPTNTQVSSEELQKFARTIKQLIGIEQNANQEMSQVITKSGLSQERFFAIYKSQKTPSTPPTPAVSSQEKQQFEKAFTNLRQIQQQAETKMKQVLQTEGLQPERFNQIEAVVRQDPALQKKVREMIKG, from the coding sequence GTGTTCAAGCAACTTCTGACAGGAAGCTGTATTTTTCTATTCTTGCTTGTCGGCAACCTGTCGGTTCAAGCACAACAAAAACCAGTATCCCCATCCTCATCGCCAACGCCTCAAACTCAGCCTCCAGCAACCACCACTACTCCAACCAACACCCAGGTTAGCTCAGAAGAACTTCAAAAATTTGCACGTACAATAAAACAGTTGATAGGCATTGAGCAAAATGCAAATCAGGAAATGTCTCAAGTCATTACTAAGTCTGGTTTAAGTCAAGAACGATTTTTTGCCATTTATAAATCACAGAAAACGCCTTCTACCCCACCAACACCAGCAGTTAGTTCTCAAGAAAAGCAGCAGTTTGAGAAAGCATTCACAAATTTGAGGCAGATTCAACAACAAGCTGAGACTAAAATGAAACAGGTATTGCAGACTGAAGGGCTACAGCCAGAACGCTTTAATCAAATTGAAGCAGTCGTCAGACAAGACCCAGCGCTTCAGAAAAAAGTACGCGAAATGATTAAGGGATAG
- a CDS encoding EndoU domain-containing protein has product MSQLVPPLKVMGGAILLLSLFVFKASSATILEEFESGEQGSYVPAEVKLGRGILSSNNTVISHSHPLLTAVPSDSLPFFDNINNPVSGLAVGSPADVTPPPPTLNSFDKAVNNTCGAPGTVVDPSRFQAMMKKNSAVLANIKKFVGGSLVSGRTSNADFLNDLTDVWFKAKAFDHIFCGEPTWGKSIGGLHFVGRYLELQQKGLAGRLANNTSREEVLPNAVYTMGVIIKVGDKTARSPVKGYGYTLNAEEILSIASLAYKKNPNTSSTNKACQLSVTDDGKTFTTVFVTKNGAIRTFFPDASPDNNNPKCL; this is encoded by the coding sequence ATGTCGCAACTCGTTCCACCTTTAAAGGTTATGGGGGGAGCAATATTACTGCTGTCCTTGTTTGTGTTTAAAGCCAGTAGCGCTACAATTTTAGAAGAATTTGAGTCTGGAGAACAAGGAAGTTACGTACCTGCTGAGGTAAAGCTTGGTAGAGGTATTTTGAGTTCAAACAATACTGTAATTAGTCATTCTCATCCTCTTTTGACTGCTGTCCCTTCTGATTCTTTGCCATTCTTTGACAACATTAACAACCCCGTCTCTGGATTAGCAGTAGGAAGCCCAGCCGATGTGACTCCACCACCTCCAACTTTAAATAGTTTTGACAAAGCAGTTAATAATACGTGTGGAGCACCCGGTACAGTCGTCGATCCCTCTCGCTTTCAAGCTATGATGAAGAAAAATTCTGCTGTTTTAGCCAATATTAAGAAATTTGTAGGCGGGTCTCTTGTTTCAGGTCGCACTTCAAACGCAGATTTTCTCAACGATCTAACCGATGTCTGGTTTAAAGCAAAGGCTTTTGACCACATCTTTTGCGGCGAACCGACTTGGGGAAAATCAATTGGTGGATTGCACTTTGTTGGTCGTTATTTAGAGCTTCAGCAAAAAGGTTTGGCAGGACGCTTAGCTAATAATACCTCTAGAGAAGAGGTGCTTCCCAATGCCGTTTATACTATGGGTGTCATTATAAAAGTAGGTGATAAAACTGCTCGCTCTCCTGTAAAAGGATACGGTTACACTCTCAATGCTGAAGAAATTCTATCGATCGCTTCTTTAGCTTACAAGAAAAATCCCAATACCTCTTCAACAAATAAAGCGTGCCAATTAAGTGTTACAGACGATGGCAAAACATTTACGACCGTGTTTGTGACCAAAAATGGTGCTATCCGGACATTCTTTCCCGATGCTAGCCCCGATAACAACAACCCCAAGTGCCTGTAG
- a CDS encoding GlsB/YeaQ/YmgE family stress response membrane protein: MNLIAWIVLGLLAGAIAKAIYPGYQSGGILGTLLLGIVGALIGGTLVNLLQTGTFTLTSATLSIPGLFVAVLGAIIAIFLYYRFSHRAL; the protein is encoded by the coding sequence ATGAATCTAATTGCTTGGATTGTTTTAGGTCTTCTTGCAGGTGCCATTGCAAAAGCTATTTATCCCGGTTATCAAAGCGGTGGGATTTTAGGTACTTTGCTTTTAGGCATCGTTGGTGCTTTAATTGGTGGAACATTAGTTAATTTACTGCAAACAGGAACTTTCACTCTGACTTCTGCAACATTAAGTATTCCTGGTTTGTTCGTTGCTGTTTTGGGTGCGATTATTGCAATTTTCTTGTACTACCGATTTTCTCACAGAGCACTTTAG